The Silvanigrella paludirubra genome includes a window with the following:
- a CDS encoding TIGR00282 family metallophosphoesterase codes for MQSKILLNHFTGEFFYSSFEKILKPKQQSIKILMLGDVLGRGGRKIVKKILPELKKTIPLDFVTINGENLAGGFGITSKIYEEMKQAGVDAFTMGNHWKDKADVHIIRKNHKDLILPQNLNGISDIDKAPTFYLPERNKNLNIINLMGNFAMKEEYKDPFEFLTKEKNNFEDKVKSGSNIVIADIHAEASSEKQAIAWYYDGILAGLIGTHTHTPTSDERLTDKGTAFLTDVGMTGAYDSVIGMDKHRVITKFTNPNIKLPHEVAENELWFCGFLIEICPKLNISIACHRLQCRGIEEENWIVTSISKNLN; via the coding sequence TTGCAAAGTAAAATTTTATTAAATCATTTCACAGGTGAATTTTTCTACTCTTCATTTGAAAAAATTCTAAAACCAAAACAACAAAGTATAAAAATTTTAATGCTTGGCGATGTGCTAGGCAGAGGCGGAAGAAAAATTGTTAAAAAAATTCTTCCCGAATTAAAAAAAACAATTCCACTCGATTTCGTCACAATTAATGGAGAAAATCTTGCTGGAGGATTTGGTATTACCTCCAAAATTTATGAAGAAATGAAACAAGCAGGAGTCGATGCTTTCACAATGGGAAATCATTGGAAAGACAAAGCAGACGTTCACATCATTCGTAAAAATCACAAAGATCTCATTTTACCACAAAATTTAAATGGCATTAGCGATATAGATAAAGCACCTACTTTTTATCTTCCAGAAAGAAACAAAAATTTAAACATTATTAATTTAATGGGTAATTTTGCAATGAAAGAAGAATATAAAGATCCATTTGAATTTTTAACAAAAGAAAAAAATAATTTTGAAGACAAAGTAAAGTCGGGATCAAATATTGTCATTGCAGATATTCATGCCGAAGCAAGCTCTGAAAAACAAGCTATTGCATGGTATTACGATGGTATTTTAGCAGGTTTAATCGGAACTCATACTCATACACCTACAAGCGACGAACGTCTCACCGATAAGGGAACTGCTTTTTTAACGGATGTTGGTATGACAGGAGCCTATGACAGTGTCATAGGAATGGATAAACATAGAGTTATTACAAAATTTACGAATCCAAATATAAAACTTCCTCATGAAGTAGCTGAAAATGAACTTTGGTTTTGCGGATTTTTAATTGAAATATGTCCCAAATTAAATATTTCAATTGCTTGTCACCGCTTACAATGCAGAGGCATTGAAGAAGAAAATTGGATTGTTA
- the rny gene encoding ribonuclease Y, producing the protein MGAWEYVLIIAIGVAVAALAFLGVHTMNMRALARELKFKHEEAEKRLSEARLQAEELVKKALREAKEVAINEGRDFERLQREKNLEIKKVETRIQKREETLEKKAQQLDQKEKDLKQKFEAIEVEENKIQETLKKSFETLEESKLKLETVARLSQEEAREQLKKAIEVEVRKSASAEIRSAEEEARKIADERARGIIATSIQRIANEFVTDATVSVISLPTDDMKGRIIGREGRNIRTIEQATGVDLIIDDTPEAVIISCFNPIRREIAKTAIERLVADGRIHPARIEEVVQKTRSEFEQMIREAGERSSFDCGVTGLHPEVIQALGKLKYLTTGGQSVLQHSIETAQIAGIIAAELDINVRLTKRAALLHDIGKSLDEESEGSHSHVGALFLQKYGESPEVIEAAAKHHSESLHGVNPITVVVQTANMLSNFRPGARKEFLEKAIDRLKDMESTVEEFEGVEQAFVIKSGREVRAMVSPTVMDDEAVTLLAKSVAKRLRHDLHQASNIKVTMVREQRATHLAK; encoded by the coding sequence ATGGGAGCTTGGGAATACGTATTAATCATAGCTATTGGAGTAGCTGTGGCAGCCCTTGCGTTTTTAGGCGTTCATACCATGAATATGCGAGCCTTGGCGCGAGAGCTGAAATTTAAGCACGAAGAGGCTGAAAAAAGATTGTCTGAAGCTAGGCTTCAAGCAGAAGAACTTGTAAAAAAGGCCCTTAGAGAAGCAAAAGAAGTCGCAATTAACGAAGGCCGCGACTTTGAGCGTCTTCAAAGAGAAAAGAACTTAGAAATTAAAAAAGTTGAAACCCGAATTCAAAAAAGAGAAGAGACCTTAGAAAAAAAAGCTCAACAATTAGATCAAAAAGAAAAAGATTTAAAACAAAAATTTGAAGCTATCGAAGTTGAAGAAAATAAAATTCAAGAAACTCTTAAAAAATCCTTTGAGACACTTGAAGAAAGTAAACTTAAACTTGAAACTGTAGCGCGTCTTTCCCAAGAAGAAGCAAGAGAACAGCTCAAAAAAGCAATAGAAGTTGAGGTTAGAAAATCGGCTAGCGCCGAAATTCGTTCCGCCGAAGAAGAAGCAAGAAAAATAGCTGATGAAAGAGCAAGAGGAATAATAGCCACTTCTATTCAACGAATTGCAAATGAATTTGTTACAGATGCCACTGTTTCTGTAATAAGTTTACCCACAGATGATATGAAGGGTCGTATTATTGGTAGAGAAGGTCGTAATATCAGGACAATTGAACAAGCAACGGGAGTTGACTTAATCATTGATGACACGCCTGAAGCTGTTATTATATCATGCTTTAACCCAATTCGTAGAGAAATTGCAAAAACCGCAATAGAACGTTTAGTTGCTGATGGTCGCATTCACCCTGCAAGAATTGAAGAAGTCGTTCAAAAAACAAGAAGCGAATTTGAGCAAATGATCCGAGAAGCCGGTGAACGTTCTTCATTTGATTGTGGTGTTACTGGACTACATCCTGAGGTTATTCAAGCTTTAGGTAAACTAAAATACCTAACAACAGGTGGCCAATCTGTTTTACAACACTCTATTGAAACAGCACAAATAGCTGGAATTATAGCCGCAGAACTAGATATTAACGTACGTCTTACAAAAAGAGCTGCTTTACTTCATGATATTGGCAAAAGTTTAGATGAAGAATCCGAAGGGAGTCATTCTCATGTTGGGGCTTTATTTTTACAAAAATATGGAGAATCCCCTGAAGTTATTGAAGCCGCAGCAAAACATCACAGCGAAAGTCTTCATGGAGTTAATCCCATTACCGTTGTTGTACAAACCGCCAATATGCTCAGTAACTTTAGACCAGGTGCAAGAAAAGAATTTCTTGAAAAAGCAATTGACAGGCTAAAAGACATGGAATCTACTGTAGAAGAGTTTGAAGGCGTTGAACAAGCGTTCGTTATTAAATCTGGTAGAGAAGTAAGAGCCATGGTATCTCCTACCGTTATGGATGACGAAGCTGTCACTTTACTTGCTAAATCTGTAGCAAAAAGATTACGTCACGACCTTCATCAAGCAAGCAACATTAAAGTAACTATGGTTAGAGAACAGCGAGCTACACATCTTGCAAAGTAA